A region from the Bacteroidota bacterium genome encodes:
- a CDS encoding ABC transporter permease subunit, with translation MTRLILFKELREIVASSKFAVTFGVCSLLILLSFYVGAKNWQIGNEQYEASKRENLRAMETMTDWSEVRNHRIFLPPRPIASLVNGVSNDIGRTAEIRGSGDIAAQDSRYGEDPIYAVFRFLDLDFIIQIVLSLFAILFAYDSINGEKERGTLRLTFANPIPRTSYILGKMAGSVLGLAVPLLIPILLGCLILIAAGIPMQWGDWVRLSLVIAAGYLYFSVFLAVSMFVSAATQKSSTSFLMLLVIWIFSVMILPRTAVLLAGRAVDVPSVDEIASKRSRYSASLWQEQRKAMADFRAPENLPPEEMMKEFQKFMSNLGSARDKNMQEFASRLNEERKNRQQVQERLAFGLARVSPSAVFSFASTTVAGTGLHLKDEYKLQAERYQQAFAEFIKGKTGTSPSGAFIFRITTDTQEEKKPINPAELPVFAFQPPSLSASMRSIAVDLGILILFCLIFFAGAFISFLRYDVR, from the coding sequence ATGACAAGACTTATCCTCTTCAAAGAACTCCGGGAGATTGTCGCCTCATCGAAGTTTGCCGTGACATTCGGCGTCTGTTCGTTACTGATTCTTCTTTCATTCTATGTCGGGGCGAAAAACTGGCAAATCGGGAACGAGCAATACGAAGCATCGAAGCGTGAGAACCTGCGGGCGATGGAAACGATGACGGATTGGTCGGAAGTCCGCAATCACCGGATCTTTCTTCCGCCGCGCCCGATCGCATCGCTCGTGAACGGCGTGTCGAACGACATTGGACGGACGGCGGAGATTCGCGGGAGCGGCGACATCGCCGCGCAAGACAGCCGCTACGGCGAAGACCCGATCTATGCCGTTTTCCGATTCCTCGATCTCGATTTCATCATACAGATAGTACTGTCACTGTTCGCCATTCTGTTCGCTTATGATTCGATAAATGGAGAAAAGGAACGCGGCACGCTCCGGCTTACGTTTGCCAATCCCATCCCGCGCACGTCGTACATACTGGGCAAGATGGCAGGATCGGTCTTGGGACTCGCCGTGCCGTTGCTGATTCCGATACTGCTCGGATGTCTCATTCTGATTGCTGCCGGCATTCCAATGCAATGGGGTGACTGGGTGCGGCTTTCGTTGGTAATCGCAGCAGGATATCTGTATTTCAGCGTCTTTCTTGCAGTATCCATGTTTGTCTCCGCTGCGACGCAGAAGTCATCGACGTCATTTCTCATGCTGCTCGTCATCTGGATTTTTTCCGTGATGATACTTCCCCGAACCGCTGTGCTGCTTGCGGGCCGTGCAGTTGACGTGCCGAGCGTCGACGAAATCGCGTCAAAGCGTTCGCGCTACTCGGCATCATTGTGGCAGGAACAACGGAAGGCAATGGCAGACTTCCGCGCTCCTGAAAATCTCCCTCCGGAAGAGATGATGAAGGAGTTTCAGAAATTCATGTCAAACCTCGGCTCCGCGCGTGATAAGAACATGCAGGAGTTTGCTTCACGATTGAATGAAGAGAGAAAGAACCGCCAGCAGGTGCAGGAACGGCTTGCGTTCGGACTTGCGCGTGTATCGCCGTCGGCAGTATTTTCGTTCGCAAGCACAACCGTTGCAGGAACCGGACTTCATTTGAAAGACGAATACAAACTCCAGGCGGAACGCTACCAGCAGGCATTTGCGGAGTTTATCAAGGGCAAGACAGGCACATCGCCGAGTGGCGCGTTTATCTTCCGCATTACTACCGATACCCAGGAGGAGAAGAAGCCGATCAATCCGGCCGAGCTTCCGGTCTTTGCATTTCAACCGCCCTCGCTTTCTGCTTCGATGCGGAGCATTGCCGTCGATCTCGGTATTCTGATCCTGTTTTGCCTGATATTCTTCGCCGGCGCGTTTATCTCGTTTCTCCGTTACGATGTACGATAG
- a CDS encoding ABC transporter permease subunit: MFITLLLKELRSILLSPKFTTTFAVVSILLLLSVYVGIQEFHSYTRQYHAANELVRQEMREARGWMQLNTRVYREPDPMQIFVSGVHNDVGRVSGITNWQPVKLVNSTYSDDPIFAFFRFIDFTFIVQVVLTLFAILFTYDAVNGERERGTLQLLLSNAVPRASLVIAKFAGTWFGLVLPLAIPVLISLLLLPLLGIPMTSDHWLRLGLLLGASLLLFTFFMAFGVLVSLLTRRSSVSFLFCLVAWVSGVLIIPRAAVMLAGRIVQVPTVAEVEARQDSYAKDQWSVHMKELGEEWRKRNTWLQQFPENERSTKREEMEWEWAEQDDGSRKLVQNAIDENARILKEELRNRKHEQERLAFMLSRFSPVSAFQLAVMNLAETDITLKARYEDALNIYRTAFNRYKQQKQKESGDSGGIRISVDSERGVKIDTGREIALDLSGIPEFTRERASISSVLARSIVDFGLLSLFSLIAFAAAFVMFLRYDVRYSAG; this comes from the coding sequence ATGTTCATCACATTGCTGCTCAAAGAACTCCGCTCCATCCTTCTCAGTCCGAAATTCACGACAACATTTGCTGTAGTCTCCATACTTCTGTTGCTGAGCGTGTATGTCGGAATTCAGGAATTTCATTCATACACCCGGCAGTATCATGCCGCCAACGAGCTGGTCCGCCAGGAGATGAGGGAAGCAAGAGGGTGGATGCAGTTGAACACCCGCGTGTACCGCGAACCCGACCCGATGCAGATCTTCGTCTCGGGCGTCCACAACGATGTGGGGCGTGTCTCGGGCATTACCAACTGGCAACCGGTGAAACTTGTCAACAGCACGTACAGCGACGACCCGATCTTTGCATTCTTCCGCTTCATTGATTTCACGTTTATCGTTCAGGTTGTCTTGACGCTGTTCGCAATCCTCTTTACGTACGATGCCGTGAACGGAGAACGTGAACGCGGCACGTTGCAGCTTCTCCTCTCGAATGCCGTCCCTCGGGCAAGTCTTGTTATAGCAAAATTCGCCGGTACATGGTTTGGACTCGTATTACCGCTGGCGATTCCCGTGCTCATCAGTCTTCTCCTCCTTCCGTTGTTGGGCATACCGATGACAAGCGACCATTGGCTGAGACTCGGATTGCTTCTCGGGGCATCGCTGCTTCTGTTTACGTTCTTCATGGCATTCGGCGTCCTGGTCTCATTGTTGACGAGAAGGTCGAGCGTGTCGTTCCTCTTCTGTCTTGTTGCGTGGGTTTCAGGCGTCTTGATCATCCCGCGCGCTGCGGTGATGCTCGCAGGCCGGATTGTGCAGGTTCCGACAGTAGCGGAAGTCGAGGCGCGCCAGGACAGCTATGCGAAGGATCAATGGAGCGTTCACATGAAGGAGCTGGGGGAAGAATGGCGGAAGCGCAACACATGGTTGCAGCAGTTTCCCGAAAACGAACGTTCCACAAAGAGAGAGGAAATGGAATGGGAATGGGCCGAACAGGATGACGGCAGCCGCAAACTTGTACAAAACGCCATCGACGAAAATGCCCGCATCTTAAAAGAAGAACTCCGCAACAGAAAACATGAACAAGAACGTCTCGCGTTTATGCTGTCGCGATTCTCGCCCGTCTCGGCATTCCAGTTAGCAGTCATGAATCTTGCCGAAACCGATATCACGCTGAAAGCGCGCTACGAGGACGCTTTGAACATCTACCGGACTGCCTTCAACCGGTACAAACAGCAGAAGCAGAAGGAGTCGGGCGACTCGGGAGGTATCAGGATTTCCGTCGACAGCGAGCGGGGGGTCAAGATCGATACGGGACGGGAGATCGCGCTCGACCTCAGCGGCATTCCGGAGTTCACCCGGGAGCGTGCATCAATCAGTTCTGTGCTTGCACGAAGCATCGTGGATTTCGGTTTACTGAGTCTATTCTCTCTGATTGCTTTCGCCGCGGCGTTCGTTATGTTCCTCAGGTACGATGTGCGTTACTCGGCTGGATGA
- a CDS encoding dienelactone hydrolase family protein produces MPRAKELSFHASESSGRVSALLLKPKNATCLLLFAHGAGADMRHHFMENASQELARNGIATLRYNFPFTEKGSRRPDPKPVLLATVRSAVALAGSIAEGLPIFAGGKSMGGRMTSLAASEEPLPRVNGLIFFGFPLHPAGEPSTERAQHLSNVKLPMLFLQGTRDALADLGLLKPVCKKLGKRATLFVIEEADHSFHVPKRTGRSDEDVLTELARTFTEWSSELISPR; encoded by the coding sequence ATGCCGCGAGCAAAAGAACTCTCATTTCATGCAAGCGAATCATCGGGACGCGTCAGCGCATTGCTGCTGAAGCCGAAGAATGCAACCTGTCTTCTTCTCTTCGCCCACGGCGCGGGAGCGGATATGCGGCACCATTTCATGGAAAACGCGTCGCAGGAACTTGCCCGGAACGGCATCGCAACTCTTCGCTACAATTTCCCTTTCACCGAGAAAGGCTCGAGGCGTCCCGACCCGAAACCCGTTCTTCTGGCAACAGTCCGCTCCGCCGTCGCGCTTGCCGGCAGCATCGCTGAAGGACTCCCGATCTTTGCGGGAGGCAAATCGATGGGAGGGAGAATGACATCGCTTGCCGCATCCGAAGAGCCGCTTCCGCGGGTGAACGGACTTATCTTCTTCGGTTTCCCGTTGCATCCAGCCGGAGAACCATCCACCGAAAGGGCACAACATCTCTCAAACGTCAAACTGCCGATGTTGTTCTTGCAGGGAACGCGTGATGCGCTCGCCGATCTTGGCTTGCTGAAACCCGTCTGCAAGAAATTGGGCAAACGCGCAACGTTGTTTGTTATTGAAGAAGCAGATCATTCATTTCATGTGCCGAAGCGAACGGGCAGAAGCGATGAGGATGTTTTGACTGAACTCGCCCGAACCTTCACCGAATGGTCTTCTGAACTAATTTCTCCACGATGA
- a CDS encoding AEC family transporter yields the protein MNFLLIAFCLTAGWLLQRSRILPKDAHRGINIWILYIALPSVALFYVPAITWTSELIIPVTMPFIVWAGAWAAITLAARRFAIDRMTQSALLLTAGLGNTSFLGFPLTQAYFGEEGLRIAVICDQLSFVVLSTLGVMTAIHASSDGKANITKIAGNVFRFPPFLAFVAAILLPPFVNLQLFNPLFEKLSDTLIPLALFSVGLQVRFSEMKSDARNLALGLASKLILAPALVLLVALLVQAKGVIPQTSVFEAATAPMITSAILAAEYRLNPRLSNLMVSIGVPLSLVTTALWWFVVTRVL from the coding sequence ATGAACTTCCTTCTCATCGCTTTTTGTCTTACCGCCGGATGGCTCCTTCAGCGTTCGCGTATTCTTCCGAAAGATGCGCACAGGGGAATCAACATTTGGATTCTCTACATCGCCTTGCCTTCTGTCGCTCTGTTCTATGTGCCGGCAATAACCTGGACGTCGGAGCTCATCATCCCTGTAACGATGCCGTTCATCGTCTGGGCCGGCGCGTGGGCTGCGATAACACTCGCTGCACGCCGGTTCGCAATCGACAGGATGACTCAATCGGCGTTGTTGCTCACAGCAGGTTTGGGCAACACGTCGTTCCTCGGTTTTCCTCTCACACAGGCGTACTTCGGCGAAGAGGGGTTGCGGATAGCTGTCATATGTGATCAACTCTCCTTTGTCGTTCTCTCAACGCTGGGCGTCATGACGGCGATTCACGCTTCATCCGATGGAAAAGCGAACATCACGAAGATTGCCGGAAACGTCTTCCGGTTTCCACCTTTTCTCGCTTTTGTTGCTGCTATTCTCCTGCCACCGTTCGTAAATCTTCAATTGTTCAATCCGTTGTTCGAGAAGTTGTCGGATACACTTATCCCTCTCGCCCTTTTCTCGGTGGGGTTGCAGGTCCGGTTTTCTGAAATGAAAAGCGATGCGCGCAACCTTGCGCTGGGGCTTGCCTCCAAGCTGATACTTGCGCCAGCTCTTGTGCTTCTCGTCGCGCTACTTGTCCAAGCGAAGGGGGTGATTCCGCAAACAAGCGTATTCGAAGCTGCGACGGCGCCGATGATCACCTCTGCAATTCTCGCGGCGGAGTACCGGCTCAATCCCCGCCTGTCGAACTTGATGGTGAGCATTGGAGTCCCGCTCTCGCTTGTCACAACGGCGCTTTGGTGGTTCGTCGTAACCCGAGTGCTGTAG
- a CDS encoding cobalamin-binding protein: protein MKHYRILPAHQSLVVLLLLFIASSSFSQVSIIDDLQRTVILRSPAQRIVSLAPSITETLFAVGAGDQIVGVTDYCNYPAEAKTKQRVGGVINPNIETIISLKPDLIVLSMEGNVREDFNKLTGFGIPVFVTNPRSLDGIYTSISQLGTLTGRAAQAMTVVHSLKTRADSIVLAASASKRHTVLLFVSLQPVIVVGQGTFLAELISLAGGVNTAAKASSTYPAYSREAVLKDNPDVLIFLSDVLSDPAGLIHLYPEWSTLNAYRQKKIFRIDSDIVSRPGPRAIEGLEALHKLIH, encoded by the coding sequence ATGAAACATTACCGCATTCTACCGGCACATCAAAGCCTCGTTGTTCTTCTCCTTCTGTTCATCGCTTCATCATCTTTCTCTCAGGTCAGCATCATTGACGATTTGCAGCGAACCGTTATTCTTCGCTCGCCTGCACAACGCATCGTTTCGCTTGCACCGAGCATCACCGAGACACTGTTTGCAGTCGGCGCAGGAGATCAGATCGTGGGGGTAACAGACTACTGCAACTATCCGGCAGAGGCAAAGACGAAACAGCGTGTCGGCGGCGTCATCAATCCCAACATCGAAACCATCATCAGTCTGAAGCCGGATTTGATTGTGCTGAGCATGGAAGGAAATGTGAGAGAGGATTTCAACAAACTGACGGGTTTCGGCATTCCTGTGTTTGTGACGAACCCGCGTTCCCTCGACGGCATCTACACATCCATCTCTCAACTCGGAACACTAACCGGACGCGCGGCGCAAGCGATGACGGTTGTCCATTCGCTGAAGACACGCGCAGACTCGATCGTTCTCGCGGCATCGGCATCGAAAAGGCATACAGTGCTGCTGTTTGTTTCTCTTCAGCCGGTCATCGTTGTCGGGCAAGGGACGTTTCTGGCAGAACTGATCTCGCTTGCGGGAGGAGTGAACACTGCTGCGAAAGCTTCGTCAACCTATCCGGCGTACAGCCGTGAAGCCGTATTGAAGGACAATCCCGATGTACTTATTTTTCTGTCGGATGTTCTTTCCGATCCTGCCGGCCTCATTCACCTGTACCCCGAATGGTCAACATTGAACGCATACCGGCAGAAGAAGATTTTCAGGATTGATTCAGATATTGTATCGCGTCCCGGTCCCCGCGCAATCGAGGGACTTGAGGCGCTGCACAAACTTATCCACTAA
- a CDS encoding deoxynucleoside kinase: protein MNTKKRPVKANRGKSGGKRRVTKRSRRKVFIAVAGNIGAGKSSLTNLLSLRYGWKPFFESVEDNPYLSDFYADMKRWSFNLQVYFLSNRFRSHKAITEGPESVILDRVIYEDAEIFARNLYEIGNMERRDYENYVALYEVMTEYLRPPDLLIYLRANVDTLVKQISLRGRDFEQSIKKEYLEQLNKHYESWIARYKKGPLLVVESDELDFVNKQEDLERLVRMIERKLG from the coding sequence ATGAACACGAAGAAAAGACCAGTAAAAGCAAACCGCGGAAAGTCAGGGGGAAAACGTCGCGTAACGAAAAGATCGAGGAGGAAGGTCTTCATCGCAGTCGCTGGCAACATCGGCGCCGGCAAATCGTCGCTGACGAATCTGCTGAGCTTGCGCTACGGATGGAAGCCGTTCTTTGAATCGGTCGAGGATAATCCGTACCTCAGCGACTTCTATGCCGACATGAAGCGCTGGTCGTTCAACCTGCAAGTCTATTTTCTCTCCAACCGTTTCCGCAGTCACAAGGCGATCACCGAGGGGCCGGAGTCGGTAATACTCGACAGGGTGATTTACGAAGATGCCGAGATTTTTGCGCGCAACCTCTATGAGATCGGCAACATGGAACGCCGCGACTACGAGAACTACGTTGCGCTGTATGAAGTGATGACAGAGTACCTCCGCCCGCCGGACTTGCTGATTTACCTGCGCGCCAATGTTGACACGTTAGTCAAGCAAATCTCGCTACGCGGCCGGGACTTCGAGCAGTCCATCAAGAAGGAATACCTCGAACAACTCAACAAGCACTACGAGTCCTGGATTGCCCGCTACAAAAAAGGCCCGCTGCTCGTCGTCGAATCCGACGAGCTGGATTTTGTGAACAAGCAGGAAGATTTAGAACGGTTGGTGAGGATGATTGAGAGGAAGTTGGGGTAA
- a CDS encoding YHS domain-containing protein: MSEGKNIDATFCFVDIAGYTALTDSHGEVAAADLIDDFSELIRTSVGPPGQIQELIGDCAFLVFPDPFVALDALSALYKVIATRASFPVVRAGVHHGPALLRGNRYFGSTVNLTARVAAQAKGGQVLGTKRIVDIISEAGSSKIEVEHQGLISLKNLPQPVDLYEIVLSGFSHEYAIDPVCKMQVDIGRAAGELHVDGKKYWFCSLSCVERFAKEPSSYVRVDSNTR; the protein is encoded by the coding sequence ATGAGCGAAGGTAAAAATATCGATGCGACATTCTGTTTCGTCGATATCGCCGGGTATACCGCGCTCACCGACTCGCACGGCGAAGTTGCGGCCGCCGACCTCATAGACGATTTCAGTGAATTGATTCGGACATCCGTCGGGCCACCGGGACAAATCCAGGAACTCATCGGTGATTGCGCGTTTCTCGTATTCCCGGATCCCTTTGTTGCATTGGACGCTCTGTCGGCCCTCTACAAAGTTATCGCGACGCGGGCAAGTTTCCCTGTTGTTCGGGCAGGTGTACATCACGGGCCGGCACTACTCCGGGGAAACCGTTACTTTGGTTCAACGGTGAATCTTACGGCACGAGTAGCTGCACAAGCGAAGGGGGGCCAGGTTCTGGGCACAAAGCGTATTGTCGACATCATCAGCGAGGCGGGTTCGTCCAAAATTGAAGTTGAGCACCAGGGACTGATTTCTCTCAAAAACCTGCCGCAGCCTGTCGATTTGTATGAAATAGTTCTGTCCGGTTTCTCGCACGAATACGCCATTGATCCCGTCTGCAAAATGCAAGTCGATATTGGACGTGCCGCGGGAGAACTCCACGTTGACGGGAAGAAATATTGGTTTTGTTCGCTTTCCTGTGTTGAACGGTTTGCGAAGGAGCCTTCGTCGTACGTTCGGGTGGATTCGAACACGAGGTGA
- a CDS encoding VOC family protein, with protein MNQSLGLVSLVVREYDEALDFFVGKLGFELVEDTYIPEQDKRWVVVKPRGVGGSGLLLARASNEEQKSRIGNQTGGRVFLFLYTDDFRRDYEAFRAKGITFVREPRHEAYGTVAVFEDLYGNKWDLIEPSQ; from the coding sequence ATGAACCAATCCCTCGGTCTTGTTTCTCTCGTCGTCCGGGAATATGACGAAGCGTTGGATTTCTTTGTCGGCAAGCTCGGCTTCGAGTTGGTGGAAGACACTTACATTCCGGAACAAGACAAACGCTGGGTTGTTGTCAAACCGCGGGGAGTTGGCGGGTCGGGCTTGTTGCTCGCAAGGGCTTCAAACGAAGAGCAGAAGTCGCGTATCGGGAATCAGACAGGGGGGCGGGTATTTCTTTTTCTCTACACGGATGACTTCCGGCGGGACTATGAGGCGTTTCGAGCGAAGGGCATAACGTTTGTTCGAGAACCGCGGCACGAGGCCTACGGAACGGTGGCCGTCTTTGAAGACCTCTACGGCAACAAGTGGGATTTGATCGAGCCTTCGCAATAA
- a CDS encoding DUF1801 domain-containing protein, translating into MHSDTKKYNKVQSPGERAICQLLAEQIDRKLPEAENKIWHAHPVWFLDGNPIVGYSKLKECIRLLFWSGQSFKQKGLKKEGSFKAAEARFTAVDQVDTTLLGRWLTEARDIQWDYKNLIRRKGRLMRLK; encoded by the coding sequence ATGCACTCGGATACGAAGAAATACAATAAGGTCCAGTCGCCGGGCGAGCGGGCGATTTGCCAGCTTCTCGCGGAACAGATCGACCGAAAGCTGCCCGAAGCGGAGAACAAGATTTGGCACGCTCATCCCGTCTGGTTTCTCGACGGGAACCCTATCGTCGGGTACAGCAAGCTGAAAGAGTGCATACGCCTGCTCTTTTGGAGCGGCCAGTCCTTCAAGCAGAAGGGGCTGAAGAAGGAAGGGAGCTTCAAGGCCGCTGAGGCCCGATTCACTGCTGTCGATCAGGTCGATACAACGTTGCTCGGGCGCTGGTTGACTGAGGCGAGAGACATTCAGTGGGACTACAAAAACCTGATCCGGAGAAAAGGCCGGCTCATGCGATTGAAGTAG
- the rnhA gene encoding ribonuclease HI — protein sequence MSDSIIIYCDGACSGNQSASNVGGWGVVLKYKDRIKELHGGERNTSNQRMELTACIKALEAIKAKDKPITIYSDSAYLVNCMHQKWYVRWEKNGWKNAKKQPVENKDLWVRLLELLEGLNVKFYKVEGHAGVELNERADELARLGAEEERRSS from the coding sequence ATGTCCGACTCGATTATCATTTACTGCGACGGCGCCTGTTCGGGCAACCAATCCGCCAGCAACGTCGGCGGATGGGGCGTTGTATTGAAGTACAAAGATCGCATCAAGGAACTCCACGGCGGCGAGCGCAACACCTCCAACCAGCGGATGGAACTGACGGCCTGCATCAAAGCGCTCGAAGCCATCAAAGCAAAGGACAAACCGATCACCATCTACTCGGACAGCGCCTACCTCGTCAACTGCATGCACCAGAAATGGTATGTTCGATGGGAAAAGAACGGCTGGAAAAACGCGAAGAAGCAGCCGGTCGAGAACAAGGATTTATGGGTGAGATTGCTGGAGTTGCTGGAGGGACTGAACGTGAAGTTCTATAAAGTGGAAGGTCACGCCGGCGTCGAGTTAAACGAGCGGGCGGACGAGCTGGCGAGACTGGGAGCGGAGGAAGAACGCCGTTCGTCGTGA
- a CDS encoding sulfite exporter TauE/SafE family protein, with protein sequence MDPLALVLLLLAGCVAGFLAGFFGVGGGIILVPILVFYFHHINISSLVATHLALGTSLLIVIFASIPSAHQHNKNGNVLWRIVFIMGGASVIGSITGASIAAELPGKTLQQIFATVVVIAAVRLLVEQKSGKGGNETDYNPIKLGIIGLIVGLVSSLAGVGGGVFAIPMMYYIIRVPLKKALGTSSASIVITALASTIGYIVKGWTTIDVYAPQISDFTMGFVDYVHSIPLIIGTVPMARYGAMVAHKTHADNLRKFYALFLLVIAVKMFFF encoded by the coding sequence ATGGATCCGCTGGCGCTTGTTCTTCTTCTGTTGGCGGGCTGCGTTGCGGGATTTCTTGCCGGATTCTTCGGTGTCGGGGGCGGGATCATTCTCGTCCCCATTTTAGTGTTTTACTTTCACCACATCAACATCTCCTCGCTTGTCGCAACGCATCTTGCCCTGGGAACGAGCCTTCTCATTGTCATCTTCGCTTCCATCCCTTCCGCTCATCAACACAATAAGAACGGCAATGTCCTCTGGCGGATCGTCTTCATCATGGGCGGAGCAAGCGTTATCGGGTCGATTACCGGTGCGAGTATTGCCGCGGAGTTGCCGGGGAAAACGCTGCAGCAGATTTTTGCCACGGTTGTAGTCATTGCTGCGGTTCGGTTGCTTGTCGAGCAGAAGAGCGGAAAAGGGGGAAACGAAACGGACTACAATCCGATCAAGCTCGGCATCATCGGTTTGATTGTGGGGCTTGTATCGTCGTTGGCGGGAGTCGGCGGGGGCGTGTTTGCAATTCCGATGATGTACTATATTATCCGCGTGCCGTTGAAGAAAGCGTTGGGTACATCAAGCGCAAGCATCGTCATAACGGCACTCGCATCCACAATCGGCTACATTGTCAAAGGCTGGACGACAATTGATGTGTATGCGCCGCAGATTTCCGATTTCACGATGGGCTTTGTGGACTACGTACATTCGATTCCGCTCATCATCGGAACGGTGCCGATGGCGAGGTACGGAGCGATGGTGGCGCACAAAACCCACGCCGATAACCTTCGCAAGTTCTACGCCTTGTTCCTGCTGGTGATTGCCGTGAAGATGTTCTTCTTCTAA
- a CDS encoding S41 family peptidase: protein MKRKKYFLFAAAIIGVVVLSVGFGPPVDTDFFFKINKGIDVFGRVYKEISLNYVDEVDPEKFMQAGIKGMLGTLDPYTVFIDKEDGDEVEMLTNGRYGGIGVTIGARDGSVQVISVMDGHAAQRAGIIPGDKIIEIDGDKVADKNSNEVRSYMRGEPGTEVKILIQREGENKPVLFVVVREDIRVKNVTYADFVGDGIAYVRLERFSRKAGDELRQSLKELKLKGEIRGMVLDLRGNPGGLLDAAVDVVSKFVPKGNLIVSTKGRRPESEKQYNSVEEPQLPDVPVVVLTNRSSASASEIVAGAIQDLDRGIVVGSRSFGKGLVQTIVPLNYGAQLKVTTARYYIPSGRSIQEIDYMHKDRNGVFATVPDSLKRAFKTKGGRTVYEYGGITPDSSVTETDPGPMVRELFRKSLFFRFANTYFSARKTAEFTGVNETVLKEFRKYLEDQKFDYKEESDGKVNELRQIAERSHYSKEVLADLDLLSAALEKEKNRGFDRYSDHIKRELNIEMMARVKGETGRIAASLNGDNQLDVALALLKNGKANPHKIKG from the coding sequence ATGAAGCGAAAGAAGTATTTCCTGTTTGCAGCAGCAATCATCGGCGTGGTTGTTCTTTCCGTCGGGTTCGGCCCGCCGGTGGATACCGATTTCTTCTTCAAAATCAACAAAGGAATCGACGTCTTCGGACGCGTCTACAAGGAAATCTCTCTCAACTACGTGGATGAAGTGGATCCCGAGAAGTTCATGCAAGCGGGCATCAAAGGGATGCTCGGCACGCTCGATCCCTACACCGTGTTCATCGACAAGGAGGATGGTGATGAAGTCGAGATGCTGACGAACGGCCGCTACGGGGGTATCGGCGTCACAATCGGGGCACGCGACGGTTCTGTTCAGGTGATCAGCGTGATGGACGGACACGCGGCGCAGCGCGCAGGGATCATTCCCGGCGATAAAATCATCGAGATCGACGGCGACAAAGTGGCGGATAAGAACTCAAACGAAGTCCGCTCGTACATGCGCGGTGAGCCGGGCACGGAAGTGAAAATCCTCATCCAGCGTGAAGGCGAGAACAAGCCGGTTTTGTTTGTTGTCGTGCGGGAAGATATCAGAGTCAAGAATGTGACGTACGCGGATTTTGTCGGCGACGGCATCGCGTACGTACGGCTTGAGCGATTCTCCCGAAAGGCCGGCGATGAACTCCGGCAATCGCTGAAAGAGCTGAAACTGAAAGGGGAGATTCGAGGTATGGTCCTCGACTTGCGCGGCAATCCCGGCGGTTTGCTTGATGCCGCCGTTGATGTTGTCAGCAAATTTGTGCCGAAGGGAAATCTGATTGTCAGCACCAAGGGCCGCCGCCCTGAATCGGAGAAACAATACAACTCGGTGGAAGAGCCGCAGTTACCGGACGTACCGGTGGTTGTGCTGACCAATCGCAGCAGCGCGAGCGCAAGCGAAATTGTGGCCGGCGCAATTCAGGACCTTGACCGGGGAATTGTCGTGGGCTCCCGAAGCTTCGGCAAGGGGCTGGTTCAGACAATTGTGCCGCTGAATTACGGGGCGCAACTGAAGGTCACGACGGCACGCTACTACATTCCGAGCGGCAGGAGTATTCAGGAAATCGACTACATGCACAAAGATCGGAACGGCGTGTTTGCCACCGTTCCCGACAGCCTGAAACGTGCCTTCAAGACGAAAGGTGGAAGAACTGTCTACGAATACGGCGGCATTACTCCCGATTCCTCCGTCACCGAAACGGATCCCGGCCCGATGGTGAGGGAGTTGTTCCGGAAGTCGTTGTTCTTCCGGTTTGCCAACACGTATTTCTCTGCCCGCAAGACCGCGGAGTTCACGGGCGTCAACGAGACTGTGCTGAAGGAATTCCGCAAGTACCTCGAGGATCAGAAGTTCGACTACAAGGAAGAGAGCGACGGCAAAGTGAACGAGCTGCGGCAGATTGCCGAACGGTCGCATTACAGCAAGGAAGTTCTCGCCGATCTCGATCTTCTTTCCGCCGCACTCGAGAAAGAAAAGAACCGCGGATTCGACCGCTACAGCGATCACATCAAACGGGAATTGAATATCGAAATGATGGCACGCGTCAAAGGCGAGACAGGAAGAATTGCCGCTTCGCTGAATGGCGATAACCAGCTTGATGTCGCTCTTGCGTTGCTGAAGAATGGCAAAGCGAATCCCCACAAGATAAAGGGCTAA